GAAAAGAACAGCGAACTTGCCGGTCTGGACGCATCGCTACAACTTTGTGCGTCCGCATACGGCTCTTGGCAGAAAACCTCCAGCCTCAAGGCTGAGCGGAGGGTGAACAACGTGTTGACACTCTACATCTAGATCTGCTCTTGCTGGCTGACGAGCAGGAAGACATGATCGACCGCTACCTGGGGCGGGCCGACATGTTCGTGCTGTTTGATCCGGATTTGAAGAGCCTTTGCGTGCTGACCGACGAAGGCGAGGGCGTATGCGAGCTGAAGAATCTGGCTACCCGTGTGGAATATCAGGGACAGGGCTATGCGACGCGCCTGCTGGAGCATGTCTTCCGCCACTACCGGGGCAAATATTCGAACATGCTGGTGGGCACGGGCGAAAATCCGCGCATACTGGCATTTTACGAACGGCGGGGTTTTGTTTTTTCCCACCGGCTGAAAAATTTTTTCACGGACAATTACCGTGAACCCATTGTGGAAGAAGGCGTTCAATTGGTGGACATGATTTGTCTGAAAAAAGTCTTCGCAGCGGTAGGTAAGGCTTAAAGGTTCCATGGGCGG
This window of the Desulfovibrio porci genome carries:
- a CDS encoding integrase core domain-containing protein, with translation KRTANLPVWTHRYNFVRPHTALGRKPPASRLSGG
- a CDS encoding GNAT family N-acetyltransferase: MIDRYLGRADMFVLFDPDLKSLCVLTDEGEGVCELKNLATRVEYQGQGYATRLLEHVFRHYRGKYSNMLVGTGENPRILAFYERRGFVFSHRLKNFFTDNYREPIVEEGVQLVDMICLKKVFAAVGKA